DNA from Larimichthys crocea isolate SSNF chromosome XIII, L_crocea_2.0, whole genome shotgun sequence:
CAGCCCGGCCTGGTGTTCACACAGGTAGgtaagcaaagaaaaacacgcCAATCTCACAAGACTCAGCTTTGATCTGCCTCTCCTTGAACTTAAGACTGGTATGACTTTGACATGCTTTTGTTTGAATGATCGACTCGGATTGTCTGATATGGTTTGATTAGACTTTGATTCAGATGACCTTGTTTGACTCAGCGAAATCAACTCTGCTTGaaattatttgattgatttgaaacAATTTGAGTGGATTTAACCAGTTTTGATTGGATGTGGACTTGACATTAACTTTTCCTGCTTGCTTTATGTCCGTCACCTAAGATGTTGAACCAGTTTAAACAGGCAGCAGTGTCTTGAATTTGAAGCCATAACAGATCACAAATAGGATGGAGGATACTGCTGTCTCNTTTGATTGGATGTGGACTTGACACTGACTTTTCCTGCTTGCTTTATGTCCGTCACCTAAGATGTTGAACCAGTTTAAACAGGCAGCAGTGTCTTGAATTTGAAGCCATAACAGATCACAAATAGGATGGAGGATACTGCTGTCTCTTGTAAtcagtgatgtttttatgtatatGGTGTGAATATTTACCCACAGATCATTTATGACAGTTTGTAAAATACAttactctgtttttttctttgtttttttttttatcacgcCATACAAAGTCACTGTGAACTGACTTTTAATGATCTTACAGCAGCACCGGGCAATAGAGACGATTTACTGTACATGGTGAGCTCACTAACAAAAGGCTCTGTGatcatattatcatatttaCTATGTGCTGAAGAGAAGCTTCCCCTctgaataaagttttgtttatgATGGTGCAGACCATATAATTGTAATGAAAGCAGTCTCACAGACCCTGTTGTAAATGCTGTATGCACTTATAAGCTGAAAGCAGTATATGTGCAGTACTCCTCGTGCCACCATTACAATGGAGACAAGGTGTAAGATAAATAAATCGACCAGCCTCTCACGTACGTTACCAGGGTTCGGCTGGTAGACGATGCTAACTTTGTGCCCTGTCTTCAACCAAGTAAATGTGGAGGGAGGAAGTGAATTGTTACACTCCATTTACTGTGTggagactgaaatatttctcacTCAGCTGGATGTTCTGagctttgttggttttggtctgtaGCCAGACTCATAGTTTTACAAATTAGACAAGAGTGGANNNNNNNNNNNNNNNNNNNNNNNNNNNNNNNNNaaaaaaaaaaaaaaaagcaaacatgcgTACATTACAGcagttacacacacaaagaacagtTTCAAGGCTCAAATAAAGACTGCAGTCGCTTTAAACAACAAATACCTCCCTGTGTGTCTCCTCACACTCAGTGCATCGTTATTTTCTGACTCTGTGTAGGTCGGCCCAGGGGGAAACCTTCCCGTGACCAGTCCCATCACTCTGACGGTCGCAGGACTGCCCAGTCAGTCCCAGAGCTCCAGCAGAGTTTCCTGCCAGCCCACCCCAacaaacagtgagctgaaacgGGCCACCACTGTCcagcctccctctctttccccacAGGTGGGGACAGCACGTGTTGCTGCCTTTTAGACAAATACTTTATTACCCTTGTACTCTCAATAGCCAACAAGCACGTTCTTTTCACTACATGGTATCAGTTGTAATGCAATATACCCAAAGTTGTCCACATATCATCTGTAGCAATTTTATCTCTCTCCTAGCAGGTATTTGGTAATCTGTGGGccaaataatgtttaatatgtaaactctcctctttcctttctaAGGAGAACTCAGCCCTCAGTGCTGATACGTTTAGTTTGCGGCCTAAGAAGTCCAAAGAGCAGCTGGCAGAGCTGAAAGCCAGCTACCTGAAAAACCACTTTGTCACTGACGCAGAAATCGCCCGGCTGATGAAGCTCACCAACCTGACAAAGGGAGAGATCAAGAAGTGGTTCAGTGACACCAGGTACAACCAGCGCAACTCCAAGAACAGCCATGTCATTGTTTTCCACGACGGAGGGGGCAGAGGAAGTGGCAGCTGTAGTAGCAGCGCTAGCACTACCATTGTTATTGACTCAAGCGACGAGACGCCCAcatctcccctccctccacgCACTCCTCCTGTAAAGGAGAAAGAGACGCGGCCCAAAACATGGAATCCATTCCCAGATTTCACCCTGCAGAAGTTTAAGGAGAAGACTCCGGAGCAGCTGGTTGTGCTGGAGGAAAGTTTTGAGAAGAGCATTACCCCATCAGATGAAGAACTGAGCCGCCTGAGGACAGAGACTAAACTGACGAGGAGGGAGATAGATGCCTGGTTCACAGAGAGACGAAAAATGCCATCTGTCAGTACCTCCTCCCCGGATTCttcagagggaggaaagatggagacagacggaggaaaagcaggagaaggaggaacagccagctcttcttctccttctgcctCCTCATCTCGTAAAAGTAGTCAAACTCCTCCTGGCAGTCACAGTAAGCAGCTGCccaccagcagcaacagcagcagcaacaaggaCATCAAAGATAAGAGTAAAAAGACTCCAGAGCAACTCCATATTCTGAAAAGTGCCTTCGTGCGGACCCAGTGGCCCACACCAGAGGAGTACGACCAGCTGGCAGAAGAGAGCAGCCTTCCTCGGTCCTACATCGTCAGTTGGTTCGGGGACTCTCGGTACTCGTGGAAGAACAGCAACCTGAAATGGTTCTTCCAGTACCAAAGTGGCAACGTCGATGGGCCAAATGGCGGAGGAGGAAGTAAAATAGgaagtagcagcagcagcagcactggcCGGAAAAGACGTGTCCGAAATCGTGGTTGGGGGCGGTCCCGAACCAGAAAACAGCCAAGAAGGTCTGCCTCGTTCAGTGTTGACGTCGATAGAGCTCCTCCATCAAAGAAATTCAAGAGTGGGAGGGAGATTCTGAAGGAGTACTACCTGAGGCACCGTTTTCTCAATGAGCAAGACCTGGATGAGCTTGTCACCAAGACCAACATGAGCTATGAACAggtaataaaattattatttttttattgagatGTGAGAAAATGGAGGTATGAGTCATTGTATCAGCTTCTGACCTCTCACCTCCTACCCACTCGAGAAAGAGTGTTGACATGCAGGAAATGTATatagtttttgttcattttgacaaaatataagaaaataaaccCAAACCCGCACCCTCTCACATACACccaaaaatgtaacatttaatttgTGCAAGCTGATTTCTGTCATCAtcgtcctcctctttctctttttacatATAACCATAATACGTATATTCGGGGCATTCCATAACTTCCATAATTTTTGTCAAAGGCCTTTATACAGTCACAGGGCTTCATACTTCAGTAGTTCTAATACAGGACTGAACACAGAATGGCAATACTCGATACTTCTCAATACGAAATAGTGTGTTATGTCA
Protein-coding regions in this window:
- the zhx1 gene encoding zinc fingers and homeoboxes protein 1 isoform X2, producing MSSRRKSTTPCMVLPSDVVEQEEVEEKTEKTKEEEAEEEEGKVKEGAEEGPTAEELDQAVVVVPTPPETEDSEVIGPSLKRSATNPPDDPGSDQPTQEQQCDTPEEGGADTVAAISLSKTPIMRMKTKSEPKRIAVSLKSSDEGVEGFGGGGEGELGGEQEPIEAPLGPMTPVEMLLHDSMKLGGGGLLVSPPSEQHRKSSTLNPTVLPAGLAQVLSAFQAQHTAAAAAAQPQLLIPLSSIPSYSAAMDTNPLLGSTYKKFPYPSMAEISSLAAQTQFTEEQIKVWFSAQRLKHGVSWTPEEVEEARRKQFNGTVHTVPQTITVIPAHQLSAAANGLQSILQTCQIVGQPGLVFTQVGPGGNLPVTSPITLTVAGLPSQSQSSSRVSCQPTPTNSELKRATTVQPPSLSPQENSALSADTFSLRPKKSKEQLAELKASYLKNHFVTDAEIARLMKLTNLTKGEIKKWFSDTRYNQRNSKNSHVIVFHDGGGRGSGSCSSSASTTIVIDSSDETPTSPLPPRTPPVKEKETRPKTWNPFPDFTLQKFKEKTPEQLVVLEESFEKSITPSDEELSRLRTETKLTRREIDAWFTERRKMPSVSTSSPDSSEGGKMETDGGKAGEGGTASSSSPSASSSRKSSQTPPGSHSKQLPTSSNSSSNKDIKDKSKKTPEQLHILKSAFVRTQWPTPEEYDQLAEESSLPRSYIVSWFGDSRYSWKNSNLKWFFQYQSGNVDGPNGGGGSKIGSSSSSSTGRKRRVRNRGWGRSRTRKQPRRSASFSVDVDRAPPSKKFKSGREILKEYYLRHRFLNEQDLDELVTKTNMSYEQVREWFAEVQRRLDTGSDPFQETTTGRTVGHEGEEEGAETQGEASTANDEQSGTGMGDEEDDEVDEEDEGDDTDDSEVWEPSRSVRKSLSVSED
- the zhx1 gene encoding zinc fingers and homeoboxes protein 1 isoform X1, coding for MSSRRKSTTPCMVLPSDVVEQEEVEEKTEKTKEEEAEEEEGKVKEGAEEGPTAEELDQAVVVVPTPPETDEPCVSTVEDSEVIGPSLKRSATNPPDDPGSDQPTQEQQCDTPEEGGADTVAAISLSKTPIMRMKTKSEPKRIAVSLKSSDEGVEGFGGGGEGELGGEQEPIEAPLGPMTPVEMLLHDSMKLGGGGLLVSPPSEQHRKSSTLNPTVLPAGLAQVLSAFQAQHTAAAAAAQPQLLIPLSSIPSYSAAMDTNPLLGSTYKKFPYPSMAEISSLAAQTQFTEEQIKVWFSAQRLKHGVSWTPEEVEEARRKQFNGTVHTVPQTITVIPAHQLSAAANGLQSILQTCQIVGQPGLVFTQVGPGGNLPVTSPITLTVAGLPSQSQSSSRVSCQPTPTNSELKRATTVQPPSLSPQENSALSADTFSLRPKKSKEQLAELKASYLKNHFVTDAEIARLMKLTNLTKGEIKKWFSDTRYNQRNSKNSHVIVFHDGGGRGSGSCSSSASTTIVIDSSDETPTSPLPPRTPPVKEKETRPKTWNPFPDFTLQKFKEKTPEQLVVLEESFEKSITPSDEELSRLRTETKLTRREIDAWFTERRKMPSVSTSSPDSSEGGKMETDGGKAGEGGTASSSSPSASSSRKSSQTPPGSHSKQLPTSSNSSSNKDIKDKSKKTPEQLHILKSAFVRTQWPTPEEYDQLAEESSLPRSYIVSWFGDSRYSWKNSNLKWFFQYQSGNVDGPNGGGGSKIGSSSSSSTGRKRRVRNRGWGRSRTRKQPRRSASFSVDVDRAPPSKKFKSGREILKEYYLRHRFLNEQDLDELVTKTNMSYEQVREWFAEVQRRLDTGSDPFQETTTGRTVGHEGEEEGAETQGEASTANDEQSGTGMGDEEDDEVDEEDEGDDTDDSEVWEPSRSVRKSLSVSED